Proteins encoded within one genomic window of Verrucomicrobiota bacterium:
- a CDS encoding 1-deoxy-D-xylulose-5-phosphate reductoisomerase, whose protein sequence is MKNVVLLGSTGSIGTSTLKVAEDLPERIRLIGLAAGSNANLLAEQALRHQPLAVSISDSGRVPDLASRVGSRCPVYHGPDGLIQLATLPEADIVLIAIVGTAGLLPALAAIRAGKDIAVASKEILVLGGEIVMAEARRHGVRVLPVDSEHSAIFQCLDGKPSDSVRRLLLTASGGPFRETPAAEFPAITVERALKHPSWVMGRKITIDSATLFNKGLEMIEARWLFDIGMDRVHVVVHPQSVIHSMVEFVDGSILAQLSAPDMCLPIQHALLHPERAASQRVQTSLPAYRSLTFEEPDTRRFPSLNLARRAGETGGTLPAVLNAANEVAVEAFCAGKLDFPGISQWVERAMNAHKVISHPTLDQLLAADAWARSFAG, encoded by the coding sequence ATGAAGAATGTCGTCCTGCTCGGATCCACAGGTTCCATCGGCACCAGCACGCTCAAGGTCGCCGAAGACCTCCCGGAACGTATCCGGCTCATCGGGCTCGCCGCCGGTTCCAACGCGAACCTCCTGGCCGAACAAGCCCTCCGCCACCAACCCCTCGCCGTGTCCATCTCCGACTCCGGACGCGTTCCCGACCTCGCCTCCCGCGTCGGTTCCCGGTGCCCGGTGTATCATGGCCCCGACGGCCTGATCCAACTCGCCACCCTGCCCGAAGCGGATATCGTGCTCATCGCCATCGTGGGCACGGCCGGGCTTCTCCCCGCCCTGGCGGCCATTCGAGCGGGTAAAGACATCGCCGTTGCCTCCAAGGAAATCCTCGTCCTCGGCGGCGAAATCGTCATGGCCGAAGCACGACGCCACGGTGTGCGCGTGCTCCCCGTGGACAGCGAACATTCCGCCATTTTCCAATGCCTCGATGGCAAGCCGTCCGATTCCGTCCGCCGTCTCCTGCTCACCGCTTCAGGAGGTCCCTTCCGGGAAACCCCGGCTGCCGAGTTCCCTGCGATTACGGTTGAACGCGCGCTCAAGCACCCCTCCTGGGTCATGGGCCGGAAGATCACCATCGATTCCGCCACGCTGTTCAATAAAGGCCTCGAAATGATCGAAGCCCGCTGGCTCTTCGATATCGGGATGGACCGCGTTCATGTCGTGGTCCATCCCCAAAGTGTCATCCATTCCATGGTGGAATTTGTCGACGGCTCCATCCTCGCTCAACTCTCCGCCCCGGATATGTGCCTTCCCATCCAACATGCGCTGTTGCATCCCGAGAGAGCGGCCAGCCAGCGGGTCCAGACCAGCCTCCCCGCGTATCGATCGCTCACGTTCGAGGAACCGGACACGCGCCGCTTTCCCTCGTTGAATTTGGCCCGGCGGGCGGGAGAAACCGGCGGCACTCTTCCCGCCGTGCTCAATGCGGCCAATGAGGTCGCCGTTGAAGCCTTTTGCGCCGGCAAGCTCGATTTCCCGGGCATCTCGCAGTGGGTCGAACGGGCCATGAACGCCCACAAGGTCATCTCCCATCCCACGCTCGATCAACTTCTCGCCGCCGATGCCTGGGCTCGATCCTTCGCAGGCTGA
- a CDS encoding oligopeptide transporter, OPT family, whose product MSASSTAPEPFIPDQTSLPEFTARALLTGTFLGMIFGASSLYLVLKVGLTVSASIPVAVISIAWFRMLARFGFRDSTILENNIIQTAGSAGESIAFGLGVTMPAILILGFDLELSRVALVAVLGGLLGILMMVPLRRALIVREHGTLRFPEGTACAHVLKAGASAESRASASASARAEWERSAKAGAGNNLAAATIFTGFGIGLLYKTAMVAFKGWRDVPEKVFSKVLPSGSVGCEISPELLGVGYIIGPRIAAVTVAGGILSHLVLIPMIKFFGSLGSSALEPGSSPISQMSPGDIRGAYVLYIGAGAVAAGGLISLFRSIPTIWHGIQGGLQDLGWKSTGTPRITRTNQDISMKVVVGGLVVLLAAIWMAPPLQVNLVGALLIVIFGFIFVTVSSRLTGEIGSSSNPISGMTVATLLFTCLIFFLLDWRESRYYLTALSIGGIVCIASSNGGTTAQDLKTGFLVGGTPRLQQAAILVGALASALVLGPILLTLNETATVYVPIAQIKPGLTTDASKLTRTEKKRDPDKSEVGEPLKVWHNTDAAIAPAGKYLVAPDGKALWLVDPGINGSHSKREDGTEVRKFDAPKALLMSYIIKGILDQKLPWALVLLGVLIAVVLELCGVPSLAFAVGVYLPISSSMPLFMGGVIRAWIDRRQRRELEQHKTTEEELAAESDKSSGVMLASGYIAGGAIAGIVIAFSEGIFTDFSARVTRWSSSHNPFFSAENWNEGRADALSLLPFLALILCLLWVGQRGVSRRPTRI is encoded by the coding sequence ATGAGCGCCTCATCCACGGCCCCTGAACCGTTCATTCCCGACCAAACTTCGCTGCCAGAGTTCACGGCCCGGGCGCTCCTCACCGGTACGTTCCTCGGCATGATTTTCGGCGCCTCTTCGCTTTACCTCGTGCTCAAGGTGGGATTGACCGTCAGCGCTTCCATCCCGGTTGCGGTCATCTCCATCGCCTGGTTTCGAATGCTCGCCCGATTCGGTTTCCGAGACTCGACCATTCTGGAAAACAACATCATTCAGACCGCCGGCTCAGCCGGGGAATCCATCGCCTTCGGCTTGGGTGTCACCATGCCGGCCATCCTCATCCTCGGCTTCGACCTCGAACTTTCCCGCGTCGCCCTCGTCGCCGTGCTCGGAGGTCTTCTCGGCATCTTGATGATGGTCCCCCTCCGCCGCGCCCTCATCGTCCGCGAACACGGAACTCTTCGCTTCCCGGAAGGCACCGCTTGCGCCCATGTCCTTAAGGCCGGCGCCTCCGCCGAATCCCGCGCCTCCGCTTCGGCTTCCGCCCGCGCCGAATGGGAACGGAGCGCCAAGGCCGGCGCTGGAAACAACCTCGCCGCCGCCACGATTTTCACGGGATTCGGCATTGGACTGCTCTACAAGACGGCCATGGTCGCGTTCAAAGGCTGGCGCGATGTCCCCGAAAAAGTCTTCTCGAAGGTTCTTCCGTCCGGATCCGTGGGATGCGAAATCTCACCCGAACTGCTCGGGGTCGGATACATCATCGGACCCCGCATCGCCGCCGTGACTGTCGCCGGCGGGATCCTTTCGCATCTGGTCCTGATACCGATGATCAAGTTCTTCGGTTCCCTGGGCTCGAGCGCGCTCGAACCCGGCTCCTCCCCCATCTCGCAAATGAGCCCTGGCGATATTCGCGGCGCGTACGTCCTCTACATCGGGGCTGGCGCGGTGGCCGCGGGCGGACTCATCAGCCTCTTCCGCTCCATCCCGACGATTTGGCACGGCATCCAGGGTGGGCTTCAGGATCTCGGCTGGAAAAGCACGGGCACCCCCCGCATCACCCGCACCAACCAGGATATTTCCATGAAGGTCGTCGTGGGCGGACTCGTCGTCCTCCTGGCCGCCATCTGGATGGCGCCCCCCTTGCAAGTGAACCTGGTCGGAGCTCTGCTGATCGTGATCTTCGGATTCATCTTCGTCACGGTTTCATCGAGGCTCACCGGGGAAATTGGCAGCTCGTCCAATCCTATCTCCGGCATGACCGTCGCCACGTTGCTCTTCACCTGCCTCATCTTCTTCCTGTTGGATTGGAGGGAAAGCCGGTACTACCTGACCGCGCTCTCCATCGGCGGCATCGTATGCATCGCTTCCTCCAATGGCGGAACCACCGCCCAGGATCTCAAAACCGGTTTCCTAGTGGGCGGGACGCCCCGGCTGCAGCAAGCCGCCATCCTCGTGGGCGCTCTCGCCTCTGCGCTCGTCCTCGGCCCCATTCTCTTGACCTTGAATGAAACGGCCACCGTTTATGTCCCTATCGCTCAAATCAAACCGGGGCTGACCACCGACGCTTCGAAACTCACCCGCACCGAGAAGAAGCGCGATCCTGACAAATCCGAGGTCGGTGAGCCGCTCAAAGTCTGGCACAACACGGATGCCGCCATCGCTCCCGCGGGCAAGTATCTCGTCGCGCCCGATGGCAAGGCGCTCTGGCTGGTGGATCCCGGGATCAACGGATCGCACAGCAAACGCGAGGATGGAACCGAGGTGCGAAAATTCGACGCTCCCAAAGCCTTGCTCATGTCCTACATCATCAAAGGCATTCTCGATCAGAAACTGCCTTGGGCCCTGGTGCTCCTCGGAGTGCTCATTGCCGTCGTCCTCGAACTCTGCGGTGTCCCTTCACTGGCCTTTGCCGTCGGCGTTTATCTGCCGATCTCGTCCTCCATGCCCCTCTTCATGGGAGGGGTGATCCGAGCGTGGATCGATCGTCGGCAACGGCGAGAATTGGAACAACACAAGACCACCGAGGAGGAGCTGGCTGCCGAAAGTGACAAAAGCTCGGGAGTCATGCTGGCCTCAGGTTACATCGCGGGCGGGGCCATCGCCGGCATCGTCATCGCATTTAGCGAGGGCATTTTCACTGACTTCAGCGCCAGAGTTACTCGGTGGTCTTCCTCCCACAATCCCTTCTTCTCGGCTGAGAATTGGAATGAGGGCCGGGCCGACGCCCTTTCTCTGCTCCCGTTCCTCGCGTTGATCCTCTGCCTATTGTGGGTCGGCCAACGCGGCGTTTCCCGCCGTCCGACTCGGATCTGA